The proteins below come from a single Micromonas commoda chromosome 8, complete sequence genomic window:
- a CDS encoding predicted protein, whose protein sequence is MRDESQVVKFSDVAGIGDAKIELAEIVDFFRKPEKFKASGAKVPKGVMLTGPPGCGKTLLARAVAGESGATFFSLTASEFVEMFVGVGAARVRDLFSQAKKQAPSIIFIDELDAIGRPRGAGGSGNDERDQTLNQLLVELDGFGSDSGVVCIAATNRIDVLDKALVRAGRFDRKITVQPPTREGRLQILKVHVRGKPLADDVDLEDLAYEMNGFTGAIIANVVNTACLAAAREGRDDICQANFDAAVEAEQLGKILPVYRGEENERRIARVHAGCAVATAILLRDVCKVNFATITPRETNMDGCVALKDFPEVERPNAMTRAIIQRHLRSCFVPQLAEEEHYGFDDLSAAAAPYTARAREIAAMMVTAAGMSFDGSQLNYVPTVDQYEVKDFLRTEAVEMLIRSTTPDKYYQSDIEAREMMEMEHRAARRFVRRQKAAIDAVTAALVEHKTVDWDMMSGILEEHAVPEPEFEEEIGKVWVSPEDRERLVPSTREMPEGAVPATNEWIET, encoded by the coding sequence ATGCGCGACGAGTCTCAGGTTGTCAAGTtctccgacgtcgccggcatcggcgacgcgaagatcgagctcgcggagatcGTGGACTTCTTTCGCAAGCCGGAGAAGTTCAAGGCGTCGGGCGCCAAGGTTCCCAAGGGCGTGATGCTCACCGGTCCCCCCGGCTGCGGCAAGACGCTCCTCGCCagggccgtcgccggagagtCCGGCGCCACGTTCTTCTCCCTCACCGCGTCCGAGTTTGTCGAGATGttcgtgggcgtcggcgccgcgcgcgtccgcgacctCTTCTCGCAGGCGAAGAAGCAGGCGCCCTCCATCATcttcatcgacgagctcgacgccatcggcagacctcgaggcgcgggcggatccggcaacgacgaacgcgaccaGACGCTGAACCAACTCCTGGTGGAGCTCGACGGGTTCGGGAGCGACTCCGGGGTGGTGTGCATCGCCGCCACGAACCGCATCGACGTGCTGGACaaggcgctcgtccgcgccggtcggTTCGATCGTAAGATAACCGTGCAacccccgacgcgcgagggtcgacTGCAGATTCTCAAGGTGCACGTCAGGGGCAAGCCCTtagccgacgacgtcgacctGGAGGACCTGGCGTACGAGATGAACGGGTTCACCGGCGCCATCATCGCCAACGTGGTCAACACCGcctgcctcgccgcggcgcgggagggacgcgacgacaTCTGCCAGGCTAActttgacgccgccgtggaggcgGAGCAGCTCGGCAAGATTTTACCGGTGTACCGCGGAGAGGAGAACGAACGAAGGATCGCGCGCGTACACGCCGGGTGCGCGGTGGCCACCGCCATCCTCCTGAGGGACGTGTGCAAGGTCAACTTCGCGACGATCACCCCGAGGGAGACCAACATGGACGGATGCGTGGCGCTGAAGGACTTCCCGGAGGTTGAGCGACCCAACGCGATGACGAGGGCGATTATCCAGCGGCACCTTCGCTCGTGCTTTGTGccgcagctcgccgaggaggagcactACGGCTTCGACGActtgtccgccgcggcggcgccgtacaCGGCACGCGCCCGggagatcgcggcgatgatggtgaccgcggcgggcatgTCCTTCGACGGCAGCCAGCTCAACTACGTTCCCACGGTTGACCAGTACGAGGTTAAGGATTTCCTTCGAaccgaggcggtggagatGCTGATCCGGTCCACCACGCCCGATAAGTACTACCAGTCCGACATCGAGGCCAGAGAGATGATGGAGATGGAGCacagggcggcgaggaggttcgTGAGGCGGCAAAAagccgcgatcgacgccgtgaccgccgcgctggtggagCACAAGACGGTTGATTGGGACATGATGAGCGGCATCCTCGAAGAGCACGCGGTGCCCGAGCCGGAGTTTGAGGAGGAGATTGGGAAGGTGTGGGTGTCGCCGGAGGACCGCGAGAGGCTCGTGCCGTCCACGAGGGAGATGCCGGAGGGTgcggtgcccgcgacgaacgagtGGATCGAGACCTAA
- a CDS encoding mitochondrial carrier protein, with amino-acid sequence MAGPLRASSGASASTSAEDASAHAPEPLAMERLVAGGAAGALSRVLTAPIDRVKILFQVNRDGLVAPGGSVTPVAALGAARRIVAQEGVTALWRGTGAAVTRILPYSATTFAVYPMYNAALAHAFGEPESGDIATRFAAGALAGTTATVFTYPLDLLHARSAAHLTGGVAARDFGTPLGVNFAGVSAAAAASSAASSAAAAGPAPMGFRGSVRHLHAVFTSGGVRSLYAGIGPTLMGIVPYGGLSFAAFETMKTFYKKANDHDWDEDRMPLAYKLAAGGCAGFVAQTVTYPLHVVRRRMQVHGGGIYAGVWEGLRDIYAKEGVVNGLFKGVGLTWLKGPIAAAIGFTANDVLKLAVPATRRALLEAASKPPEPTPATYLEAKQVNAIESLVAGGLAGAVAKTTIAPADRVKIIYQVDPRRPFTLSAAARTARDIVTTEGPLGLWRGNGVMMARVVPYAGVTFLSYPRYEAAAKRACETIFGDKAGEGGGEEGGGKRIAVRFIAGSAAGATATTLTYPLDLMRARYAASGTVASLSDGGFKPRTPGVTPTVTSQTQAAGMSVVSNILRQEGIRGLYGGLTPTLVGIIPYAGISFATFETLKGTWRKRAKAKAEATGEVWDPDAPGAAQMPVTTRLLFGGLAGLFAQSMTYPLDIVRRRIQVVGRAGGYESPWRALFDIARTEGLRGGLYKGVTMNWVKGPVSVAVSFFVNDSVKAYFRELHETGTYPGMSAGG; translated from the coding sequence ATGGCGGGCCCTCTCAGGGCGTCATCCGGCGCATCCgcgtcaacctcggcggaGGATGCATCCGCGCACGCTCCGGAGCCCCTGGCGATGgagcggctcgtcgcggggggcgcggcaGGCGCGTTGAGCAGGGTTTTAACAGCCCCCATAGATCGCGTGAAGATCCTCTTCCAGGTGAACCGAGACGGGCTCGTGGCGCCCGGTGGGTCCGtcacccccgtcgcggcgttgggcgccgcgcggaggatcgTCGCGCAGGAGGGCGTGACCGCGCTTTGGCGCGgaaccggcgccgcggtgacccgCATCCTCCCTTACAGCGCCACGACGTTCGCGGTGTATCCGATGTACaacgcggcgttggcgcacGCGTTCGGGGAGCCCGAGAGCGGAGACATCGCCACGAGGTTCGCGGCCGGTGCGCTCGCGggcaccaccgcgacggtgtTCACCTACCCGCTGGACCTCCTGCACGCCAGGTCGGCCGCGCacctcaccggcggcgtggcggcgcgggactTTGGAACGCCTCTTGGAGTCAACTTCGCGGGAGtctctgcggcggcggcggcgtcgtcggcggcgtcgtcggcggcggcggctggccCCGCGCCCATGGGATTCCGGGGTTCCGTCCGGCACCTCCACGCCGTGTTcaccagcggcggcgtccgttCCCTCTACGCCGGCATAGGCCCCACGCTCATGGGCATCGTTCCCTACGGCGGCTTGTCCTTTGCCGCGTTTGAGACGATGAAGACGTTTTACAAAAAGGCCAACGACCACGACTGGGACGAGGACCGCATGCCCTTGGCGtacaagctcgccgcgggcggctgCGCCGGGTTCGTGGCGCAGACTGTGACGTACCCCCTGCACGTGGTCAGGAGGCGCATGCAGGTGCACGGCGGGGGAATATACGCCGGGGTGTGGGAGGGACTGAGGGATATCTACGCGAAAGAGGGCGTGGTGAACGGGCTGTTCAAAGGGGTGGGCCTGACGTGGCTGAAGGGTCCGATCGCGGCCGCGATCGGGTtcaccgcgaacgacgtGCTCAAGCTggcggtgcccgcgacgaggcgcgcgcttctggaggcggcgtcgaagcCCCCGGAGCCGACTCCGGCTACGTATCTGGAAGCCAAACAGGTCAACGCCATCGAGTCTCTCGTCGCGGGTGGCCTCGCCGGCGCAGTCGCCaagacgacgatcgcgcccgcggacaGGGTCAAGATCATATACCAGGtggacccgcgccggccgTTCACCCtgtcagccgcggcgaggaccgcgcgggaCATCGTCACCACGGAGGGCCCGCTCGGGCTGTGGAGGGGTAACGGGGTCATGATGGCCAGAGTCGTCCCCTACGCGGGGGTCACGTTTCTGAGCTACCCGCGgtacgaagccgccgcgaagcgcgcgtgCGAGACGATCTTCGGAGACAAGGCTGGGGAggggggcggggaggaggggggGGGTAAGCGGATCGCGGTTCGATTCATCgcggggtccgcggcgggtgcgacggcgacgacgttgaCGTACCCTCTGGATCTCATGCGAGCCAggtacgcggcgagcggaACGGTGGCTTCCTTgtccgacggcggcttcaAACCCCGCACTCCGGGCGTTACTCCGACCGTCACGTCGCAGACCCAGGCGGCCGGGATGAGCGTGGTGTCCAACATACTGCGGCAGGAGGGGATCCGGGGTTTATACGGCGGTCTCACCCCCACGCTGGTGGGTATCATACCGTACGCCGGGATTTCGTTTGCCACCTTTGAGACGCTCAAGGGGACGTGGAGAAAAcgcgccaaggccaaggcggaaGCGACGGGTGAGGTCTgggaccccgacgcgccgggcgcggcgcagatGCCGGTGACCACGAGGCTGCTCTTCGGTGGCCTCGCGGGTTTGTTCGCGCAGAGCATGACCTACCCTTTGGACATCGTCCGGAGACGGATTCAGGTTGTGGGCCGAGCGGGGGGGTACGAGTCGCCGTGGAGAGCGCTGTTCGACATCGCGCGCACGGAGGGGCTGCGGGGCGGGCTGTACAAGGGGGTGACCATGAACTGGGTGAAGGGCCCGGTGAGCGTGGCGGTGAGTTTCTTCGTCAACGACAGCGTCAAGGCGTACTTCAGGGAGCTGCACGAGACGGGGACGTATCCGGGGATGAGCGCCGGCGGGTGA
- a CDS encoding NhaD Na+:H+ antiporter family (sodium ion:proton antiporter), producing the protein MKEAADPMVYTEDGKSGKRPMHNMTGTWQGALSLLVFIAGYTAAIMEESVGHGFKKSIPITLAAGIIWVLVALGYRDKGHSLYFVTTAARHNLTEFVEVFLFLLCAMTFINTMHRLNVFNKLRWFLVESGFSYRSCFWITGLIAFWLSPIADNLTTAVLMGAVISNLGHGYDEYVAMCCVNIVVAANAGGAFSPFGDLTTLMVWQKGKVRLEEFPGLLAPAVVNWLVPAFLMNRRIKDAVPPRVEGEVAVQLLPGAVEVILLFVATVFMTACFHSYAHLPPVLGMMTGLGMLKVYGWKVPGKGGDASPDGDGDVPTRRDHALDIFKRLEQTEWDTLIFFYGVIMCVGGLGVMGYLSALSTFMYGNFGPNIANVALGALSAVIDNIPMTYAVLQTDPLMTTTQWLLLTLTAGVGGSLLAVGSAAGVGLMGVNSRCYTFRSHLRWTPAVALGYLASVVVHLAVNGFE; encoded by the exons ATGAAGGAAGCCGCGGACCCGATGGTGTACACCGAGGACGGCAAGAGCGGCAAACGCCCGATGCACAACATGACGGGCACGTGGCAGGGCGCGTTATCGCTGCTGGTGTTCATCGCGGGgtacaccgcggcgatcatgGAGGAGAGCGTCGGGCACGGGTTCAAGAAGTCGATCCCGATCACCTTAGCCGCCGGGATAATCTGGGTGCTCGTGGCGCTGGGGTATAGGGACAAGGGTCACTCGCTGTATTtcgtcaccaccgcggcgaggcacaACCTGACGGAGTTTGTTGAGGTTTTCCTGTTTCTCCTGTGCGCCATGACGTTCATCAACACCATGCACAGGCTCAACGTCTTCAACAAACTCAGGTGGTTCCTGGTTGAGAGCGGGTTCAGTTACCGGAGCTGTTTTTGGATCACCGGCCTCATCGCTTTCTGGCTCTCGCCCATCGCCGACAACCTGACCACGGCGGTGCTCATGGGCGCGGTGATCAGCAACCTGGGGCACGGGTACGACGAGTACGTGGCGATGTGCTGCGTCaacatcgtcgtcgccgcaaacgcgggcggcgcttTTTCGCCCTTCGGCGACTTGACCACGCTGATGGTCTGGCAAAAAGGGAAGGTTCGGCTCGAGGAGTTCCCCGGGCTCTTGGCCCCCGCGGTGGTGAACTGGCTCGTACCCGCGTTCCTGATGAACAGGCGGATCAAGGACGCGGTCCCGCCCAGGGTGGagggcgaggtcgccgtGCAGTTActccccggcgcggtcgaggtcATCTTACtcttcgtcgccaccgtgTTCATGACGGCGTGCTTCCACTCGTACGCGCACTTACCCCCGGTGCTGGGCATGATGACCGGGCTGGGCATGCTGAAGGTGTACGGGTG GAAAGTTCCCGGCAAGGGGggagacgcgtcgccggacggggacggggacgtccCAACTCGGAGGGACCACGCCCTGGACATCTTCAAGCGCCTGGAGCAGACCGAGTGGGACACGCTCATCTTCTTCTACGGCGTCATCATGTGCGTCGGCGGCTTGGGCGTCATGGGCTACCTCTCCGCGCTGTCGACGTTCATGTACGGCAACTTTGGGCCCAACATCGCGAACGTGGCGCTGGGGGCGCTATCCGCGGTCATCGATAACATCCCCATGACGTACGCCGTGCTGCAGACGGACCCGCTGATGACCACGACGCAGTGGCTGCTGCTGACGCTGACGGCGGGCGTGGGCGGgtcgctcctcgcggtggGGTCCGCCGCTGGGGTGGGACTCATGGGGGTCAACTCGAGGTGCTACACGTTCAGGTCGCACCTTCGGTggacgcccgcggtggcgctcgggtacctcgcgtccgtcgtcgtgcaCCTCGCGGTGAACGGATTCGAATAA
- a CDS encoding predicted protein has translation MAEEDDDLVPSPPRRTPRDAPGAGSRYRTPTRRSSARTPRRGRDHRDGDGPPSRYLSGQLLTFCVAAVGFFALSSHTARQHNGAFERHFQELAKVKDDRRRLREEVEALRAENARLRGGEPLNGRT, from the coding sequence atggcggaggaagacgacgacctggtgccgagcccgccgcggcgcaccccGAGGGACGCTCCGGGCGCCGGGAGCAGATACCggaccccgacgcgtcggtcctccgcgcgaacgcctcgccgcggccgcgaccatcgcgacggggacggcccCCCATCGCGGTATCTCAGCGGGCAGTTGCTCACGttctgcgtcgccgcggttggGTTCTTCGCGCTCTCGTCGCACACGGCGCGGCAACACAACGGGGCGTTCGAGCGACACTTccaggagctcgccaaggtCAAGGACGACCGTCGCAGGCTCCgagaggaggtggaggcgctcaggGCGGAGAACGCGCGGCTAAGGGGCGGAGAGCCATTGAACGGGCGAACGTAG